Within the Carassius gibelio isolate Cgi1373 ecotype wild population from Czech Republic chromosome B15, carGib1.2-hapl.c, whole genome shotgun sequence genome, the region tttaacaacactttTTAATGTGGACAGTTCTCTGATGTGTATTAATAGTAACATGGCATGCAGGTTAACAAATAACATGTTATCTTTAAGTATGTTTACTGTTTAAAATTATACTCAAAAAACAATGCTGTAGATCACaaatattaaattcattaaatgttACTATGACAAGTACAGAAGTAATTGCTTTATGAATATAACTCAAATTCAAAAGACAAGGAAAGTTGTGTGAAAGTATGCATGGAATGAAGCAATGCAAAATGAGGTGAGTGTCTGAGATATTTATGGTCTCTGGATGAGAACAGCCTCCATGTATGTCCAGTTCATACAATGATCAGCTACTGTACCAGTGACTTCAGCTCTCTCATCCAGTCTGAAACAGACAGTGACTTTACATGAGGATCAATATATGTGGAAACATCACAAAAGCAAATCAAAGCCATATTATAACATTGGACACATGATTTCTtatccaaatgtaaaaataatattcttgGAGTAGCTGCTGACCTATGTCCAAGAAGACTGCATCAGAACACTACACAGTAAAATCAGCAGTGTCAATTTAACACTTAAAGTGTTAATTTTAACACTACTAAAGATCATATATGGTCCCAATCTCTCCAGAGTTAAAAGTACACTGTTTGTAGTGTTGAATTTACAGTGTTAAAATGGCACCTTATAGTGCTGAAAAATAACACTGAGAGTGTAGATTGTTACACTTACtattgttattaaagttttacaCTGGGGTCATTTAACACCTTACAATTTTACACTGGGGTCATTTAACACCTTAAAATTTTACACTACGGGTCATTTAACAccttttgatgttgttgttattCCTATGGATTAGTCAAAGTGTTATCAAGAAAGTATTCCTTTTAGtgcaaaatttatttttactttgttctATGGTGTCAATGTACATTATCAAATCTAAAATCAAGAGTCTTCAGACAGATATaacaactattttttatttaaaaactgggCAAAGTGGCTACTTTAAAACAACATTCAACAGTTCAGTCAAATTCATGAGGGGTTGCACAGAAATACAAAATGGATAAAACAAACTCATTAACTTCACAGAGACATGAACAAGTGACAGCTAAATTTGAATAAGATTACAGTAGGgtacaacaaaacaaaagaaattatCAGACCCATAGGACATCTGCACATCAAAAGGTTTGTAATAAGTGAGTTCACTGACAGTAAACACTTTCAGAGATGCGCTGGGTCTGTGATCAATTCTGTAGGCAAAAAGATGTTCATCAAAACAAACAGTTTTGAGCTGCGATGTAACCAGTAACACGCATTCATTTCTGACAATAATATCCCTGATTTTATAAAACACTGGCAAATCAAGGTCTACCTGACCACAAATAACTAAGGTAGAACGATATTCAGTTCCATTATACTTCACCCATTTCACTGAGAGAACATTTGTTTCTGTAGGAATGTTCAACTTAGATGCAATCTGAACACTTTCATTCAAGTCACTGACACACACATTCTTTCCTGGTCCAAGTACAATTCTGTCATGGTTAAAGGCTTCCCAGTTATATGCCATGAAATTCTGATGTTTTTTGGCAAGCGTCTTAGTTAtgttcttgaaacattttggTTGAGTCTTGAAGTAATTGTGTTTGGACTCGTATCGCATTGACCACATGTGAACAATAGGCCCAATATTTTGTATACACCGAGGGTAGTGACACATTAAATGATGTTTAGGCAGCAGATTCTTTCCTGGGAATAAGCACTTGAACAGCCTGTGATGCTCAGTAATTAAGTGTTTCAAATAAACAGTAAGTCCTTCAGTTAAAATGGGAGAAAATACAATGTTCACTATTTGTAGTAAAAGTAGTAGTAATTGCCAGTATTTATCATCTTGGGGCACAATGTCACCAAATATCAGCGGCACATTTCGAAGTAGACACCAACACTGTATTGCATTTATGCCCAAATCATTGCTCTCGTCATCCAGTTTTACAGAAGGAGGCCGATTTCTCCTCTCCATGTACCcataattaaatgaatttaatcTGCCATCCAACTCTTTCGCTGTCAAAAAATTAGCTTGAACATActttaaaacaagttttaattcaAACTGAGCAACTCCCTCTAAAATATCATGCATTATGTCTACAGAAAAGTTGTCTGATATATTAAAGTACTGCAGAGTGTTTAACAAACATGTACGTTTCACACCACAAACATGTTGTAGTGTTGGGTCTGATTGTAGAGCTTCACAGTGTCGTACGTGTGTTTCTTTGGTGCGGAAAGTTACATTTGGCTCATCTTCACAGAACACAGTTTGATAATCTTCCCTTTCAGTGAGACAAAACCTACAGTTATTCCGAGCTCTAAAAGATTCAACAAATCCAAAAAGGCCATGTAAACCAAGATTATCTCCCGTTACTTGGACAATGCTTCCACGCACAAAACCAGCAGGTCCTTGTATACCCTTGTTTTCAAGGACTTTTATGTCATTGACAATAGGTTCCAATATTGCATCAAATCCATATGTTTTGATGTCTTGGGCATGGAAAAGTGCacataaatgtatgtttgttaGAGATGAATTAAATTGTGGTGGGAAATTTCTCAAAGTAAAATATATACCGCCTAATTTGTGAATTCCCTTTTTTGAGCCCAAAGGATTGGCAGTTTCGAATTCATCATAATACAATTGAATCTGAAGTGCATTTTTTTCAGTCGAAAACAGGGGATGACTTTTTATGTACAGTCCATCTTCAATATCAGAGTAAATACCGTTTTTATTAGGTAAACCTGACTTGAACCTGCATGTGGTGTTTGGGTGCTTTAAAATGTTCTGTAATGTTTGGAGTATTGGAACATAGGCAAACTTGTCAGTCACTGCAACTTGCTCATAAGTTCCAGTAGTCCTGTTTTTTCTGCTGTCAAATCTGACCCCAATTACTTTCTCCACAGGCTGGACAATTCcccatttttttgtaaaatatgattTTCGTTTAGATATGGAATTAAGCATGGTGAAAGGGTTTTCAATTTCATGAAATGACTGCTCAATTGAACTTTTAATGTCCGTGTTTTCtgaaaataagcattttataGCGGTCTCTTTTACTTGATCCTGGATGTCTTGAACTACTTCCTCCATAGACATAACAAAAGTATCAACAGTAGTCTGACTAACACCTGCAGCTTGCAATTGTGCTATTGCTGATGCACACAAATCGGTAGTGTTTTTGCTGGGAACTGGCAAAGAACTGTCCTTTGAACATGTAGCCACATCAGTATTACTTGGTAGCCCAACTGCATTATGAACAACAGCATCATCCTCTACACATAACAAAACTTCACCTGCTTCATGaactctttttaaatgtttgcgAAAACCTGAAAAAGTTGCAAATTCTAAACAGCAACCTGCTTCACCACATTTCAGTCTAAGTGATTTGCCAGGCAAGAGCCCATGAATTAACTTTAGATGTCGAACAAGAACATTTGTGTTTTTcagacaacaaaaacaaacaaaacaaatcatttttcccAGCAATCAAATCTAACGCAGGAATCTAGCTCTGAGTTCAGCAACTCTTGGGCACTCTTTGACTTTCCCAATGTCAATCTGAAAAACTGTTGTTTGTACAAAGGTGTACATGTTGTGCAGGACTTTGCTGTAAGATGCACCAAACACAAAGTGCGCTTTGAAAAGTTCATCAAAGGCACTGAGACCACTCACTGATTTGCACGGTATGGCTTTCTTGTCGagaatgatgtagtatacatgaatgctgttcttctttggACCCATGGCAAGCAGGTATGGCTGTGTGCTTTCTTCAATTGAGTCCAGGTGCTCTTGTATGTTAGTACCGgcctaaagataaaaaaataaaaaaaaataaaaaaaaaataattaaatcagctCTCCAATTGACTCTCTCTACATTAATTTTTCACAATACAATTAGCCCATCAGACACTGATTTTCGGCAGACTACaggaaatgacagtaaagaccaAATTTACCTTTTTGAAGATGACGAGGTGTTTTTCTGCTTGAGATGCGGACATCTTTCCAGGTCTCTTTCTGCCTTGTGGTGAAGGTGGGATCAAATGAAGTAAAAGAAGAATAGAAGCAATGTCACTGTTccatcctgaaaaaataaaataaatgacatcagaaaaaaaaatacatggagAAGTCTAAACAATCTTATACTGAACTCTGACAGTCTAACCTGCATCCCCTATTTCATTCTCCTTCACAGTCATTTCGGCACAGTCAATCAAGTCCTGAAGAGCTTGGGAGGAGTTAAGACTTTTGCTTTGCTGAATAACTTTGTGCATGAATGTAGTTGGCCACCTTTCTAAAAGCTTAGAAGTCGTCTTTTCACCAAAGAGCAAAACAAAATCCTGTTCAATCTGCAAAAACATCATAAACATTCATtaatacaaacacaataaaaatgtttcaaacaactttacagctcaaataacgTGTTTTAACAGAAGAATTCATAAAGCTCAAAAATGTGTGACTATGCACATACATTGtagttttatatttctttgtaaaTGGTAATGAACTTAATTCCACAAATGTTGTCAATTGAGCTGAACTTGCATTATAcctataatatttgttttacccCAACCCAATGACCGGGTTAAAGAAATTCTCTTATCACCACATAGACATGTTCTCTCACCAGGCCTTGAACATCCAAGAAGCGTGGAAATTCCGTCAACACATCAGTGCTTCTGTTTGGGTCTTGAATCATCTTGCGACGGTACTGAAATGTCTCCTTCATTTTGATCTTGATGGTGTCCACTTCTGAGGTGTGTTTCATTAGAGAAACTGCTTCTCTACACTGTTCTTCAGTGAGGATAACATCTGTGCTGGATGCAGCCTCTCTTTCCGAAGTTGGGCCACCACTGAAAGACTGTGAGGAACGTCTACAGTTCTCTGATGATGCACTGTTCCTCTGAATGTTCTTTATTTTCCAAGTCAGGTAACCTTGTCCACTTTGAGGGTCATAATaatgttcctttaaaaacaaacacatcttaATAAATACAAAGGTGACCAACTACCCCATAACTagattttaacaaaaattatttgcACTTACATATCCATTCTTTGTGTAGGGATCACGAAGATATGGAAACAGGGCAACGATTCCTTGGGCATACATTTCCCTAATATTTCTGGGTGGAGatgtgctgtcaaaataaaacaatgacatttaagtatGTCTATTAATTAGTTACCCTAGTATTCTGCTGTGGTATTGAGAATTgagaaatctttaaataaatcagtcataTAAAGTTTTGGTCAACTGGCCCACTCATAATCGTGTTAAATAATATTGAGATTACAATATTGGCCAaaataatt harbors:
- the LOC127973099 gene encoding uncharacterized protein LOC127973099, whose amino-acid sequence is MFLLGLRMLIKVKFNHEQKFVKVSGADLKLSDFLDEAFVKFGIPASKRAETRLYDSSYTEVDEDVFEEVIKQPNLGVFILRFENSSQDLAQVPSVTSEESSLQNANYESDDTSLLSDGSPSRKQQRVEDEARILVQKILQTKPGGDAIIREYNKTKSLTDSTRRKMIKILTADMTEKHSTSPPRNIREMYAQGIVALFPYLRDPYTKNGYEHYYDPQSGQGYLTWKIKNIQRNSASSENCRRSSQSFSGGPTSEREAASSTDVILTEEQCREAVSLMKHTSEVDTIKIKMKETFQYRRKMIQDPNRSTDVLTEFPRFLDVQGLIEQDFVLLFGEKTTSKLLERWPTTFMHKVIQQSKSLNSSQALQDLIDCAEMTVKENEIGDAGWNSDIASILLLLHLIPPSPQGRKRPGKMSASQAEKHLVIFKKAGTNIQEHLDSIEESTQPYLLAMGPKKNSIHVYYIILDKKAIPCKSVSGLSAFDELFKAHFVFGASYSKVLHNMYTFVQTTVFQIDIGKVKECPRVAELRARFLR